The genomic window TGCAAATAATGGATAGAATGAGTGTCGTTTTATTACAAAACATATATTTTTAATATGTACTCCTAATATATATATTTTTTATATGCCCTAGATTTTACATAAAATAGCGTACAAAAAATTGGAGATAACTATATCCCAGAAAAATAGTGCGAGGGGTGGGATTCGAACCCACGGACTCCTACGAGAATGGGTCCTAAGCCCATCGCCTTTGGCCTGGCTGGGCAACCCTCGCCCGATTGATGTTGGTTAAATACATACCTTACATATTAAATTGACGGATTATTGAAAGCAAATTTGTGGAAAACAATATGCAGCCCTATGAATATAGTCCTAAGCCCTGCGCCTTTGGCCTGGCTGGGCAACCCCCGCAAGAAGATTGAAAATTGTTCTGCATACTTCCGGCATCACAACCCGTACCTGATGATACGGCTGTGCGGGAAGTGGTCTTACATGGGCGCACACAGATATTAATGTTGCGCAAAAATGTCATTCAATCCTGATACCAATCTCATGGCGTTTCAAAAAATTCGGAACCCAGGGCGGGTCATAACTTAGCCGGAAAAATTTGCCTGTGCGGATGTACTCATGGGAATCCAGGAACTGTTCAAGGTAACTGCGTTTATGGGAGATGATGGCATCGGATATGCTGCCCCTGAACTTAACCACCGCAATCCTGCGAGGGGACAGTGTTTGCAGGGCCACTTCCTTTGAAAAAGGAGCAGGCGGTTTTGTGGAAGTAAATTCGC from Methanohalophilus halophilus includes these protein-coding regions:
- a CDS encoding SOUL family heme-binding protein, with product MGVPTAEYDILEKPADDIEIRYYPEMIVARTNASSSNEAFRKIAAYIFGSNENRLKISMTTPVITCYPQEKEVEMAFVLPGEFTSTKPPAPFSKEVALQTLSPRRIAVVKFRGSISDAIISHKRSYLEQFLDSHEYIRTGKFFRLSYDPPWVPNFLKRHEIGIRIE